A single Acidimicrobiales bacterium DNA region contains:
- a CDS encoding response regulator transcription factor has protein sequence MSVPPPLRVVVADDQHLVRTGFRMILDTEDGIDVVGEASDGVEAVEVCRRLAPDVVLMDVRMPRMDGIEATRRLAGPDVVHPLRVLILTTFDLDDYVYAALRNGASGFLLKDTPPEDLVRGLRLVAAGEALLAPSVTRRLIDELAQVPGPRQPPAELALLTDREREVLKLMAGGLSNGEIAAQLILGETTVKTHVGRVLTKLGVRDRVQAVVLAYESGLVTPGT, from the coding sequence ATGAGCGTCCCTCCGCCGCTGCGAGTGGTCGTGGCCGACGACCAGCACCTCGTCCGCACCGGGTTCCGCATGATCCTCGACACCGAGGACGGCATCGACGTGGTGGGCGAGGCGTCCGACGGCGTGGAGGCGGTCGAGGTGTGCCGCCGCCTCGCCCCCGACGTGGTGCTGATGGACGTGCGCATGCCCCGCATGGACGGCATCGAGGCCACCCGCCGCCTGGCCGGCCCCGACGTCGTCCACCCGCTGCGGGTGCTGATCCTCACCACGTTCGACCTGGACGACTACGTGTACGCGGCGCTGCGCAACGGGGCCAGTGGCTTCCTGCTGAAGGACACGCCGCCCGAGGACCTGGTGCGGGGCCTGCGGCTGGTGGCCGCGGGCGAGGCGCTGCTGGCGCCCTCGGTGACCCGGCGGCTGATCGACGAGCTGGCGCAGGTCCCGGGCCCCCGGCAACCGCCCGCCGAGCTGGCGCTGCTGACCGACCGCGAGCGCGAGGTCCTCAAGCTGATGGCCGGGGGCCTGTCGAACGGCGAGATCGCCGCCCAGCTGATCCTCGGCGAGACCACGGTGAAGACCCACGTCGGCCGGGTGCTCACCAAGCTGGGCGTGCGCGACCGGGTGCAGGCGGTCGTGTTGGCCTACGAGTCCGGCCTCGTCACCCCCGGGACGTAG
- a CDS encoding ABC transporter ATP-binding protein, with protein MTSPPVTASTARADVAARAVQASKVYGHGSTAVTALDDVTVDLPAGRFTAVMGPSGSGKSTLMHCLAGLDDLTHGQVFVGDVELNRLSERELTRLRRDRIGFVFQAFNLIPTLTAIENITLPMSLAGRSPDKGWLDEVIAATGLADRVRHRPSELSGGQQQRVAVARALASRPAIIFADEPTGNLDSRTGAEILDFMRRAVREMGQTVVMVTHDPVAASYADAVLFLADGRIVDLMDDPTPERVLDRIKQLGT; from the coding sequence ATGACAAGTCCCCCTGTCACCGCCAGCACGGCCCGGGCGGATGTCGCCGCCCGGGCAGTGCAGGCCAGCAAGGTCTACGGCCACGGGTCCACGGCCGTGACCGCTCTCGACGACGTGACCGTCGACCTCCCCGCCGGCCGGTTCACCGCGGTCATGGGCCCCTCGGGCTCCGGCAAGTCCACCCTGATGCATTGCCTCGCCGGCCTCGACGACCTCACCCACGGCCAGGTGTTCGTCGGCGACGTGGAGCTCAACCGGCTCTCGGAGCGGGAGCTCACCCGGCTGCGGCGCGACCGCATCGGCTTCGTGTTCCAGGCGTTCAACCTGATCCCGACCCTCACGGCCATCGAGAACATCACGCTGCCGATGTCGCTCGCCGGCCGGTCGCCCGACAAGGGGTGGCTCGACGAGGTGATCGCCGCCACCGGCCTGGCCGACCGCGTACGTCACCGCCCCAGCGAGCTGTCGGGCGGCCAGCAGCAGCGCGTCGCCGTCGCCCGGGCGCTGGCCAGTCGGCCGGCCATCATCTTCGCCGACGAACCCACCGGCAACCTCGACTCCCGCACCGGCGCCGAGATCCTCGACTTCATGCGCCGGGCCGTCCGGGAGATGGGCCAGACCGTGGTCATGGTCACCCACGACCCGGTGGCCGCGTCCTACGCCGACGCCGTGCTGTTCCTGGCCGACGGGCGGATCGTCGACCTGATGGACGACCCGACGCCCGAACGGGTGCTCGACCGCATCAAGCAGCTCGGGACCTGA
- a CDS encoding sensor histidine kinase: MRVRGIRHPYMWGRDHPMVVDVLIAAAVLVLGIIAGYTAPEDPNVHDPNALSLALSVVGAVPLVARRRWPLPVFAVCWATTMVHSYLRYPEAAPVFGVLFSLYAVAAHARTRRSAVVALIVALTSTASFTLVPSLDTGVGDVIGIWALLVASWVLGDNMRIRRAYVTTIEERAERLERERDAEAQQAVLEERTRIARELHDVVAHGMSVMVVQAGAARRILAKDDAEQATEALRNIESTGRSALDEMRRLVGVLRAPGDGDTVPRLPQPGIGDLQELLRNCREAGLDVSLRVEGEPRPLPSGLGLVVYRIAQEALTNTIRHAGPAQAQVCLEYAADELRLSVHDDGRGAATSPPAEPGHGLAGMRERVTLYGGKISVGPQAGGGFRVSAALPLAANGAA, from the coding sequence GTGCGCGTCCGAGGGATCCGCCACCCCTACATGTGGGGCCGCGACCACCCGATGGTGGTCGACGTGCTCATCGCCGCCGCGGTGCTGGTGCTCGGGATCATCGCCGGCTACACGGCGCCGGAGGACCCCAACGTCCACGACCCGAACGCCCTCAGCCTCGCCCTGTCGGTGGTGGGGGCCGTGCCCCTCGTGGCTCGCCGGCGCTGGCCGCTCCCGGTGTTCGCCGTGTGCTGGGCCACGACGATGGTCCACAGCTACCTCCGCTACCCGGAGGCCGCCCCCGTCTTCGGCGTCCTGTTCTCCCTGTACGCGGTCGCCGCCCACGCCCGGACCCGCCGCAGCGCCGTCGTCGCCCTGATCGTCGCTCTGACCAGCACCGCCTCGTTCACGCTGGTCCCCAGCCTCGACACCGGCGTCGGCGACGTCATCGGCATCTGGGCGCTGCTGGTGGCCTCGTGGGTGCTGGGCGACAACATGCGCATCCGCCGGGCCTACGTGACGACGATCGAGGAGCGGGCCGAGCGACTGGAGCGCGAGCGCGACGCCGAGGCCCAGCAGGCCGTGCTGGAGGAGCGCACCCGGATCGCCCGCGAGCTGCACGACGTGGTGGCCCACGGGATGAGCGTGATGGTCGTGCAGGCCGGGGCCGCCCGGCGGATCCTGGCCAAGGACGACGCCGAGCAGGCCACCGAGGCGCTGCGGAACATCGAGTCGACCGGACGGAGCGCGCTGGACGAGATGCGGCGCCTGGTGGGCGTGCTGCGGGCGCCGGGCGACGGCGACACCGTGCCGCGCCTCCCGCAGCCCGGCATCGGCGACCTCCAGGAGCTGCTGCGCAACTGCCGCGAAGCCGGCCTCGACGTGTCGCTCCGGGTGGAGGGCGAGCCGCGGCCGCTGCCGTCGGGCCTCGGCCTGGTGGTCTACCGCATCGCCCAGGAGGCGCTGACCAACACGATCCGCCACGCGGGCCCCGCCCAGGCGCAGGTGTGCCTCGAGTACGCCGCCGACGAGCTGCGCCTCAGCGTGCACGACGACGGCCGGGGCGCCGCCACGTCGCCTCCCGCCGAGCCCGGCCACGGGCTGGCCGGCATGCGCGAGCGGGTGACCCTCTACGGCGGGAAGATCAGCGTCGGACCGCAGGCCGGAGGCGGCTTCCGGGTGTCCGCCGCGCTGCCGCTCGCCGCGAACGGGGCAGCATGA
- a CDS encoding TetR/AcrR family transcriptional regulator: protein MSTRLPAARRRRQLLEVALHVFAKQGFYVTSMSDIAEAAGVTKPVLYQHFVSKRQLYGQLLAEVGSQIQEAITKAVASASSPREQVERGFAAYFTFVDDHRDSFRLFYTRGSSRDEEFSAITREVENTIAEQVAGLIEIEGLTAEQRRLLGHGIVGMIEGASTRWMTSDAETDPQELARQLADLAWRGLRGVRPDG, encoded by the coding sequence GTGTCCACACGGCTACCGGCCGCACGGCGGCGTCGCCAACTGCTCGAGGTCGCGTTGCACGTCTTCGCGAAGCAGGGCTTCTACGTGACGTCGATGAGCGACATCGCCGAGGCCGCCGGCGTGACGAAACCGGTGCTCTACCAGCACTTCGTGTCGAAGCGGCAGCTGTACGGCCAGCTCCTCGCCGAGGTGGGCAGCCAGATCCAGGAGGCGATCACCAAGGCCGTGGCGTCGGCCAGCTCGCCCCGGGAGCAGGTGGAGCGGGGCTTCGCCGCCTACTTCACGTTCGTCGACGACCACCGCGACTCCTTCCGGCTCTTCTACACCCGCGGCTCGTCACGTGACGAGGAGTTCTCCGCCATCACCCGCGAGGTGGAGAACACGATCGCCGAGCAGGTCGCCGGCCTCATCGAGATCGAGGGCCTGACCGCCGAGCAGCGGCGGCTCCTGGGCCACGGCATCGTCGGGATGATCGAGGGCGCCAGCACCCGCTGGATGACGTCGGACGCCGAGACCGACCCCCAGGAGCTTGCCCGCCAGCTGGCCGACCTGGCCTGGCGTGGCCTGCGAGGCGTCCGCCCCGACGGCTAG